In Geobacter anodireducens, a genomic segment contains:
- a CDS encoding sigma-54-dependent Fis family transcriptional regulator, giving the protein MTYSILVVDDEESLRYTFRCFLEHQGYEVAVASNYEEALAALPAGFDLVFADIVLDGWTGVDLLREARLRGFDVPFVMVTGYPHIDTASEALRLGAYDYIPKPVKQETVVRVARMAIRHHLVSREKDQYRSNLEAIFRSVKDAIVTVDRGMRLIACNTAAATLCGITKGKVEAQELFCPEDCQHQCLKLLEETLVKRRPIEGQRFVCRRQGQPDRVIAAATSPLLDQLEGFDGAVLVARDETRLDHLERRASGRRSHLSLVGGSASMQRLYALLEALSDVDTTVLITGESGTGKELAADALHRGGRRADKPFVAVNCAALPETLLESELFGHVKGAFTGALRDKDGRFQKADGGTIFLDEIGDVSPAMQLRLLRVLQEKVFERVGDATPIRVDVRIVAATNRDLAQLVREGRFREDLYYRLKVVHLELPPLRERKEDISPLVEHFLGRLTARFERNPLTISQEALDTLMSHPWPGNVRELEHVLEHAAILCQGHVILPDHLPADLAPAAPRLPAPRAARVTDEAALIRDALVRAGGNKTKAAKLLGMSRRTIYRKLDEHAIK; this is encoded by the coding sequence ATGACATACAGCATTCTCGTGGTAGACGACGAGGAGAGCCTCCGCTATACTTTCCGCTGCTTCCTGGAGCACCAGGGCTACGAGGTGGCGGTGGCATCGAACTACGAAGAAGCCCTGGCGGCCCTGCCCGCAGGGTTCGATCTCGTCTTTGCCGATATCGTCCTCGACGGCTGGACCGGCGTCGATCTGCTGCGCGAGGCACGGTTGCGCGGGTTCGACGTCCCCTTCGTCATGGTGACCGGCTATCCCCACATCGATACCGCCTCTGAAGCGCTCAGGCTCGGCGCCTACGACTACATTCCCAAGCCGGTGAAGCAGGAGACCGTTGTCCGGGTCGCCCGCATGGCGATCCGCCACCACCTGGTCTCCAGGGAGAAGGACCAGTACCGCTCCAACCTGGAGGCGATCTTCCGCAGCGTCAAGGATGCCATCGTCACCGTTGACCGGGGAATGCGGCTCATCGCCTGTAACACTGCCGCCGCCACCCTCTGCGGTATCACGAAGGGCAAGGTCGAGGCTCAAGAGCTCTTCTGCCCCGAAGATTGCCAGCACCAGTGCCTGAAACTTCTGGAAGAGACCCTCGTCAAACGCCGGCCCATCGAAGGGCAGCGATTCGTCTGCCGCAGGCAGGGGCAGCCCGATCGTGTGATCGCCGCCGCCACGTCGCCCCTGCTGGATCAACTGGAAGGTTTCGACGGAGCGGTCCTCGTGGCCCGGGACGAAACCCGTCTCGACCACCTGGAGCGCCGGGCCTCGGGGCGCCGTTCGCACCTGTCGCTGGTCGGCGGCAGCGCGTCGATGCAGCGGCTCTATGCGCTGCTGGAGGCCCTGTCGGACGTGGATACCACCGTCCTCATCACCGGTGAGAGCGGAACCGGCAAGGAACTGGCCGCGGATGCCCTCCACCGGGGTGGGCGCCGTGCAGACAAGCCCTTTGTGGCGGTCAACTGCGCCGCACTTCCCGAAACTCTTTTGGAGAGCGAGCTGTTCGGCCATGTGAAGGGGGCGTTCACCGGCGCGCTCAGGGACAAGGACGGGCGCTTCCAGAAGGCCGATGGCGGAACGATTTTCCTGGACGAGATAGGGGACGTATCGCCCGCCATGCAGTTGAGGCTGCTGCGGGTGCTTCAGGAGAAGGTGTTCGAACGGGTCGGCGATGCGACACCGATACGGGTCGACGTGCGGATCGTGGCGGCCACCAACCGCGACCTGGCGCAATTGGTGCGCGAAGGGCGGTTCCGGGAGGACCTCTATTACCGGCTCAAGGTCGTGCACCTGGAACTCCCCCCCCTCCGGGAGCGCAAAGAGGATATCTCCCCGCTGGTGGAGCACTTTCTCGGGCGCCTGACCGCCCGCTTCGAGAGGAACCCCCTCACCATCTCCCAGGAGGCGCTGGACACGCTGATGTCCCATCCTTGGCCCGGCAACGTGCGCGAACTCGAACACGTTCTGGAGCATGCGGCGATCCTGTGCCAAGGGCACGTCATCCTGCCCGATCACCTGCCCGCCGACCTGGCTCCGGCCGCCCCGCGTCTTCCGGCACCCCGGGCGGCCAGGGTAACGGACGAAGCAGCCCTGATCCGCGATGCCCTCGTCCGGGCAGGCGGCAACAAGACCAAGGCCGCGAAGCTCCTCGGCATGAGCCGCCGGACCATTTACCGCAAGCTGGATGAGCACGCAATCAAATGA
- a CDS encoding histidine kinase has translation MITQLRMKHVMDECPLENAPPLILVVDDDAVTRKMLRNLFTLSGYRVADAEDGARAVEMYREHSPDLVLLDIMMPVMDGYGACAAIRGLPGGEHVPIIIMTALDDVSSIGRAFDAGATDFIEKPVNWMLLNHRLPYLLRARDAFVSLQRSEATSRLLSGELMALLNSINDSLVLFSTDLKLLWANRSAEHLYGDYVERLTGQEFVSLKGARGIPSDAFAVRTSLGSGEPFYERVSSAGGKIWDMRYFPVRGEDGTVRGIIELASDMTEMVSLQAEALRSGQLAALGELAAGVAHEINNPINGIINYAQLLVNWLPSACKERDIAERIIREGDRVAGIVRGLLFFAREGMGARLPCNVAEVLTDTLTLTEAQIRKDGITLKVGVPADLGRVRASHQQLQQVFLNIISNARYALNEKFRGFHSAKILEIRGERVLIDDRPYIRIGFKDTGTGIPDAIKDKVMTPFFSTKPTCKGTGLGLSISQNIVRDHEGRLSIESREGEFTLVSIDLPSEEVL, from the coding sequence ATGATCACTCAATTGCGGATGAAACATGTTATGGATGAATGTCCCCTGGAAAATGCGCCTCCTCTGATCCTCGTGGTGGACGATGATGCGGTGACCCGCAAGATGTTGCGCAATCTCTTCACGCTTTCGGGCTACCGCGTGGCCGATGCGGAGGACGGTGCCCGGGCGGTCGAGATGTATCGCGAGCACTCGCCGGATCTGGTCCTCCTCGACATCATGATGCCGGTCATGGATGGGTATGGTGCCTGTGCGGCGATCCGCGGCCTGCCGGGCGGCGAGCATGTCCCGATCATCATCATGACCGCCCTGGACGACGTGAGTTCCATCGGCCGCGCCTTTGACGCCGGGGCCACCGATTTCATCGAAAAGCCCGTGAACTGGATGCTCCTCAACCACCGCCTCCCCTACCTGCTGCGGGCACGGGACGCCTTTGTCTCCCTCCAGCGCAGCGAGGCCACCAGCCGTCTGCTTTCGGGCGAGCTGATGGCGCTCCTGAACTCCATCAACGACAGCCTTGTCCTCTTTTCCACCGACCTGAAACTGCTCTGGGCCAACCGGAGCGCGGAGCACCTCTACGGGGATTACGTCGAGCGGCTCACGGGTCAGGAGTTCGTCTCCCTCAAGGGGGCGCGGGGCATACCGTCGGACGCCTTTGCCGTGCGCACGTCGCTCGGCTCGGGCGAGCCCTTCTACGAGCGCGTATCATCCGCCGGCGGCAAGATATGGGACATGAGATACTTTCCCGTGCGCGGCGAAGACGGCACCGTGCGCGGCATCATCGAACTGGCCTCGGACATGACGGAGATGGTCTCCCTCCAGGCAGAGGCCCTCCGGTCGGGGCAACTGGCCGCCTTGGGCGAACTGGCGGCCGGCGTGGCCCACGAGATCAACAACCCCATCAACGGAATCATCAACTATGCGCAACTGCTGGTGAACTGGCTGCCGTCCGCCTGCAAGGAGCGCGATATCGCCGAGCGGATCATCCGGGAGGGGGATCGGGTGGCGGGAATCGTCCGGGGGCTTCTCTTCTTTGCCCGGGAGGGCATGGGCGCTCGTCTGCCCTGCAACGTCGCCGAGGTGCTGACCGATACGCTCACCCTCACCGAGGCCCAGATCCGCAAGGACGGCATCACCCTCAAGGTCGGGGTGCCGGCGGACCTGGGCCGCGTGAGGGCCAGCCATCAGCAGCTCCAGCAGGTCTTCCTCAACATCATCAGCAACGCCCGCTATGCCCTCAACGAGAAGTTCCGCGGCTTCCATTCCGCCAAGATCCTGGAAATTCGGGGCGAACGCGTGCTCATCGACGACCGCCCGTACATCCGGATCGGCTTCAAAGACACCGGCACCGGCATCCCGGACGCCATCAAGGACAAGGTGATGACGCCGTTCTTTTCCACCAAGCCCACCTGCAAGGGGACGGGCCTGGGGCTCAGCATCAGCCAGAACATCGTCCGCGACCACGAGGGCAGGCTCTCCATCGAGAGCCGCGAAGGGGAATTCACCCTGGTGAGCATTGACCTTCCCTCCGAGGAGGTGCTATGA
- a CDS encoding cytochrome C: MKRLIAAALLTLFCAGLAVAHDTVVVLEAKNGNVTFDHKKHAGVKGECKACHETEAGGKIAGMGKDWAHKTCTGCHKEMGKGPTKCGECHKK, encoded by the coding sequence ATGAAACGACTGATAGCAGCCGCACTACTCACCCTGTTCTGTGCCGGCCTCGCCGTTGCCCACGACACGGTCGTGGTCCTGGAAGCAAAGAACGGCAACGTCACCTTCGACCACAAGAAGCACGCCGGGGTGAAGGGCGAATGCAAAGCCTGCCACGAGACCGAGGCAGGGGGCAAGATCGCCGGCATGGGCAAGGACTGGGCCCACAAGACCTGTACCGGCTGTCACAAGGAGATGGGGAAAGGCCCCACCAAGTGCGGCGAATGCCACAAGAAGTAA
- a CDS encoding diguanylate phosphodiesterase: protein MGRESKGTRQRNVMRLVSQPDPDATAPFASFVPGGRPAPPAADDDARPVPGPPAEWTVRHYIRKKKEQRFPSTGGQQRCFSGFDAVCGMKDGVPERPTVVLIIEDDRQVRRLAGEVLKEAGFVVVEACDGREGVVQFGRVRPDVVLLDVILPYMNGMTVCRVLREMPGGERVPVVMMTALGDSDAVREAFDAGATFFVQKPINVSTLPEHLTYLVRSSRVLQELHESEAQNRALLNAIPDMMLHVCREGTILDFRAGNGCAYAAFGGNLRGRTIADLLPPGAAAQFMAQIGHTLATGTMMVCEYELEGPGGLNTHEARIVANGTGTVLAIVRDVTERRQSEEMIRYLAHHDSLTGLPNRIFFGEMLELVLSRARRDGKQVAILFVDLDDFKLINDTLGHAAGDHLLREAAQRLKGCVRDSDCVASGAGSDLCGTIARFGGDEFILSLGNLDSVDDVVAVTQRITNEFSREFRIDGHEIFVSVSIGISMYPDDAEDTGSLVRNADMAMFAAKEEGGPSFRFFTRGMNEAAQQRLAIELSLRKALERGEIFVHYQPKVDLSCGEITGFEALARWRHPELGLIPPETFIPLAEKNGLIVRIGEWVLRTACTQARVWIDEGFSDLCMAINLSSHQFTSGSLTSLVKEVLDETELPPSCLEFEITEGILMERTDKTMRTLSELRDMGVRISIDDFGTGYSSLGYLKRFPVNTVKIDRSFVREIDSPHEDAAIIKAIIAVARNLNLQVVAEGVESHSQTEFLLAHGCNEAQGFLFGKPVAPDEASLMLRAGRWRDAPARAMARGR from the coding sequence ATGGGCAGGGAGAGCAAAGGTACGCGGCAGCGGAATGTGATGCGGTTGGTGAGCCAACCGGACCCGGATGCAACGGCGCCGTTCGCCTCGTTCGTCCCTGGCGGCCGCCCGGCTCCTCCCGCCGCGGACGACGATGCCCGGCCAGTGCCCGGTCCGCCGGCCGAATGGACCGTGCGCCACTACATACGCAAGAAGAAAGAACAGCGTTTTCCCTCCACCGGCGGGCAACAGCGCTGCTTTTCCGGGTTTGATGCCGTGTGCGGCATGAAGGACGGGGTGCCGGAACGGCCGACGGTCGTTCTGATCATCGAAGACGACCGGCAGGTGCGCCGCCTTGCCGGGGAGGTGCTGAAGGAGGCCGGATTCGTGGTGGTGGAGGCGTGTGACGGCCGGGAAGGCGTGGTCCAGTTCGGCAGGGTCAGGCCCGATGTGGTGCTGCTCGACGTGATCCTTCCCTACATGAATGGCATGACCGTGTGCAGGGTCCTGCGGGAGATGCCCGGGGGCGAGCGGGTCCCCGTCGTGATGATGACGGCCCTGGGCGATTCGGATGCGGTCCGGGAGGCGTTCGATGCGGGAGCCACCTTTTTCGTCCAGAAGCCGATCAACGTCTCAACCCTCCCCGAACACCTCACCTACCTCGTCAGATCAAGCCGTGTCCTTCAGGAACTCCATGAAAGCGAAGCGCAAAACCGGGCACTGCTGAACGCAATTCCGGACATGATGCTCCATGTCTGCCGCGAGGGGACCATCCTCGATTTCCGCGCCGGCAATGGGTGCGCCTATGCGGCGTTCGGGGGAAATCTCCGCGGCAGGACCATCGCGGATCTCCTCCCCCCGGGTGCGGCAGCCCAGTTCATGGCCCAGATCGGGCACACCCTTGCCACGGGAACCATGATGGTCTGTGAGTATGAGCTGGAGGGCCCCGGCGGCCTCAATACCCACGAGGCCAGGATCGTCGCCAACGGCACCGGCACGGTGCTCGCCATCGTGCGCGACGTGACGGAGCGGCGTCAGTCGGAGGAAATGATCCGCTACCTGGCCCATCATGACAGCCTCACGGGACTGCCCAACCGGATATTCTTCGGCGAGATGCTGGAGCTCGTCCTGTCCCGCGCCCGGCGCGACGGCAAGCAGGTTGCCATTCTCTTCGTGGATCTTGACGACTTCAAGCTCATCAACGACACCCTCGGCCACGCCGCCGGCGACCACCTGCTGCGGGAAGCGGCCCAGCGCCTCAAGGGGTGTGTCCGGGACAGCGACTGCGTGGCCAGCGGGGCAGGGAGCGACCTGTGCGGCACTATCGCCCGCTTCGGCGGCGACGAGTTCATCCTGTCGCTGGGGAACCTGGACTCCGTCGACGATGTGGTTGCGGTGACGCAGCGGATTACCAACGAGTTTTCCCGGGAGTTCCGGATCGACGGCCATGAGATCTTCGTCTCGGTGAGCATCGGCATCTCCATGTATCCCGACGACGCCGAAGATACCGGCTCTCTGGTCAGGAACGCCGACATGGCCATGTTTGCCGCAAAGGAAGAAGGGGGGCCGTCGTTCCGCTTCTTCACCCGGGGCATGAACGAAGCCGCCCAGCAGCGTCTCGCCATTGAACTCAGCCTGCGCAAGGCCCTGGAGCGGGGTGAGATCTTCGTCCACTACCAGCCCAAGGTGGACCTGTCCTGTGGTGAGATTACCGGTTTCGAGGCCCTGGCCCGCTGGCGCCACCCGGAGCTGGGGCTGATTCCCCCCGAGACCTTCATCCCCCTGGCGGAAAAGAACGGTCTGATTGTCCGGATCGGCGAGTGGGTGCTGAGAACCGCCTGTACCCAGGCCAGGGTGTGGATCGACGAGGGCTTTTCCGATCTGTGCATGGCCATCAACCTCTCAAGCCACCAGTTCACCAGCGGCAGCCTCACCTCTCTGGTCAAAGAGGTCCTTGACGAGACGGAACTGCCCCCCTCCTGTCTCGAATTCGAGATTACCGAGGGCATCCTCATGGAACGGACCGACAAAACCATGCGGACCCTCTCCGAGCTGCGGGACATGGGGGTCAGGATCTCCATCGACGATTTCGGCACCGGTTACTCCTCGCTGGGCTATCTCAAGCGCTTTCCCGTGAACACGGTCAAGATCGACCGCTCGTTCGTGCGGGAAATCGATTCGCCCCACGAGGACGCGGCGATCATCAAGGCCATCATTGCCGTGGCGCGCAACCTGAATCTCCAGGTGGTGGCCGAGGGGGTCGAAAGCCATAGCCAGACTGAATTCCTCCTGGCCCATGGCTGCAACGAGGCCCAGGGGTTCCTCTTCGGCAAGCCGGTGGCCCCCGATGAGGCGAGCCTGATGCTCCGGGCCGGTAGATGGCGCGACGCGCCCGCGCGTGCCATGGCGCGGGGGCGATGA
- a CDS encoding chemotaxis protein yields the protein MVTMKIRSKMLCILLFPLLGLVYFAAMEMAGNYRAMASARSVRTLTQLAVKASAMIHEAQKERGMTAGFLASGGARFGDELNRQRNETDSRINDLKTFVAANGEGLAPVRAALDTAMADLGRLGDIRGSATSLHLAGKDSFAFYSGLIGSFTDLVTRIARTSSHHDLSREISAYAAFINAKEQAGRERATLNAVFTAGSFDDETYRRFVSILAAQDAYLRLFAAYASDGAVALLKDKMASPAAATVDEMRSRALERHREGAFGVDPRVWFTTITEKINAMKQVEDHLSTGVMATADRLATAASTAIVRDGVITLVLLVLALAGGLLLVGSITAPLRTMLAMLKDMAEGEGDLTKRLNADRTDELGEISAWFNTFTDKLHGIISRVALTTAEVASAAAHVYDTAEQMATGAEEVAAQSGTVATASEEMAATSAEIAQNCSLASEGANRASLSADDGAGVVESTVRVMGRIAERVNAAARTVEKLGARGEQIGEIIETIEDIADQTNLLALNAAIEAARAGEAGRGFAVVADEVRALAERTTRATREIAGMIKAIQSETHDAVSSMEEGVRDVESGTGEAARSGEALEDILSRINDVVHEVHQIATAAEQQTATTNEISRNMQEITDVVQQTAHGAQESALAAERLKRQAEELQRLVGQFRLAA from the coding sequence ATGGTCACCATGAAGATCAGATCAAAGATGCTCTGTATCCTTCTCTTTCCCCTGCTCGGCCTTGTCTACTTTGCCGCCATGGAAATGGCGGGCAACTACCGCGCCATGGCAAGCGCACGAAGCGTGAGGACCCTGACGCAACTGGCGGTCAAGGCGAGCGCCATGATTCACGAGGCGCAGAAGGAGCGGGGCATGACCGCCGGGTTCCTGGCGTCCGGAGGGGCCCGTTTCGGCGATGAGCTGAACCGCCAGCGCAACGAAACCGACAGCCGGATCAACGATCTCAAGACGTTTGTCGCGGCCAACGGCGAAGGGCTTGCACCGGTGCGCGCGGCACTGGACACGGCCATGGCCGATCTGGGCCGGCTTGGCGACATCCGCGGATCGGCCACGTCGCTCCACCTGGCGGGCAAGGACTCGTTCGCCTTCTATTCGGGGCTCATCGGCTCCTTTACCGATCTCGTTACGCGGATCGCCCGCACCAGTTCCCACCACGATCTTTCCCGTGAGATCAGTGCCTATGCCGCGTTCATCAATGCCAAGGAGCAGGCGGGGCGCGAGCGGGCAACCCTCAATGCCGTATTCACGGCCGGTTCCTTCGATGACGAGACCTATCGCCGCTTCGTTTCGATCCTGGCGGCTCAGGACGCCTACCTCCGCCTTTTCGCCGCCTATGCGAGCGACGGGGCCGTGGCTCTGCTCAAGGATAAGATGGCCAGCCCCGCCGCCGCCACGGTAGATGAAATGCGCAGCAGGGCACTTGAGCGGCACCGGGAGGGAGCGTTCGGCGTGGACCCCCGGGTCTGGTTCACGACCATTACCGAGAAGATCAATGCCATGAAGCAGGTGGAGGACCACCTCTCGACCGGGGTCATGGCAACGGCTGACCGGCTCGCCACTGCCGCTTCAACGGCCATTGTCCGCGACGGAGTCATCACCCTGGTGCTTCTTGTCCTGGCACTCGCCGGGGGGCTCCTTCTCGTCGGCAGCATCACGGCCCCTTTGCGGACCATGCTTGCCATGCTGAAGGACATGGCCGAAGGGGAGGGCGATCTCACCAAGCGCCTCAATGCGGACAGGACCGACGAGCTGGGCGAGATCAGCGCCTGGTTCAACACCTTCACCGACAAGCTCCACGGCATCATTTCCCGGGTCGCCCTGACCACCGCCGAGGTGGCGTCGGCGGCGGCCCATGTCTACGATACGGCCGAGCAGATGGCCACCGGCGCCGAGGAGGTGGCGGCCCAATCCGGCACCGTGGCCACGGCCAGCGAAGAGATGGCCGCCACATCCGCTGAGATTGCCCAGAACTGCTCCCTGGCGTCGGAGGGGGCGAACCGTGCCTCCCTGTCGGCCGATGACGGGGCCGGCGTGGTGGAGTCCACCGTGCGGGTCATGGGGCGCATTGCCGAGCGGGTGAACGCGGCGGCCCGTACCGTGGAAAAGCTCGGGGCGCGGGGGGAGCAGATCGGGGAGATCATCGAGACGATCGAAGACATTGCCGACCAGACGAACCTGCTGGCGCTGAATGCCGCCATCGAGGCGGCCCGTGCGGGGGAAGCCGGCCGGGGCTTCGCGGTCGTGGCCGATGAGGTGCGTGCCCTGGCGGAGCGCACCACCCGGGCGACCCGCGAGATTGCCGGCATGATCAAGGCGATCCAGTCGGAAACCCATGATGCGGTAAGCTCCATGGAAGAAGGCGTGCGGGACGTGGAAAGCGGCACCGGCGAGGCCGCCAGGTCGGGTGAGGCGCTGGAGGACATCCTTTCGCGGATCAACGACGTGGTCCACGAGGTGCACCAGATCGCAACCGCCGCCGAACAGCAGACCGCGACCACGAATGAGATCAGCCGCAACATGCAGGAGATTACGGATGTCGTCCAGCAGACGGCACATGGCGCCCAGGAGTCGGCCCTGGCTGCGGAGCGGCTCAAACGCCAGGCCGAGGAGTTGCAGCGGCTGGTGGGGCAGTTTCGGCTGGCGGCATAG
- a CDS encoding acyltransferase produces MSKLSVALVQQSCTADKDLNLAKSIENIRKASVLGARLVVLQELHAGPYFCQNEDTAHFDLAEPIPGPTTELLGGVAKEFGVVLVSSLFERRAAGLYHNTAVVFEKDGSMAGTYRKMHIPDDPGYYEKFYFTPGDLGFEPIRTSAGNLGVLVCWDQWYPEAARLMALAGADLLIYPTAIGWDPRDEDGEKIRQKDAWVTIQRSHAVANGIPVVSVNRVGHEADPSGVLPGSQFWGSSFVAGPQGEIIAQASNDGEELLIAELDLARSEAVRRIWPFLRDRRIDAYGDLLRRYRD; encoded by the coding sequence ATGTCCAAACTGAGCGTCGCCCTTGTCCAGCAGAGCTGCACCGCCGACAAGGATCTGAACCTTGCCAAGAGCATCGAGAACATCCGCAAGGCGAGCGTCCTGGGCGCGCGGCTCGTGGTGCTCCAGGAACTGCACGCGGGGCCCTACTTCTGCCAGAACGAGGATACCGCCCATTTCGACTTGGCCGAGCCGATTCCCGGCCCCACCACGGAACTGCTCGGCGGCGTGGCCAAGGAATTCGGCGTGGTGCTCGTCTCCTCGCTGTTCGAGCGGCGGGCTGCGGGGCTCTACCACAACACCGCCGTGGTCTTCGAGAAGGACGGCTCCATGGCCGGCACCTACCGGAAAATGCACATCCCCGACGACCCGGGCTATTACGAGAAGTTCTACTTCACCCCCGGCGACCTGGGCTTCGAGCCGATCCGGACCTCGGCGGGGAACCTCGGGGTCCTGGTCTGCTGGGACCAGTGGTATCCCGAAGCCGCCCGGCTCATGGCCCTGGCCGGCGCCGACCTCCTCATCTATCCCACGGCCATCGGCTGGGACCCCCGTGACGAGGACGGGGAAAAGATCCGCCAGAAGGATGCCTGGGTCACCATCCAGCGAAGCCATGCCGTGGCCAACGGCATCCCGGTGGTGAGCGTCAACCGGGTGGGGCATGAGGCGGACCCCTCGGGAGTTCTCCCCGGCAGCCAGTTCTGGGGCTCCAGCTTCGTGGCCGGCCCCCAGGGCGAGATCATTGCCCAGGCATCCAACGACGGCGAGGAACTGCTCATCGCCGAACTGGATCTGGCCCGCAGCGAGGCGGTCCGGCGCATCTGGCCCTTCCTGCGCGACCGGCGGATCGACGCCTACGGAGACCTGCTGCGCCGCTACCGGGACTGA
- a CDS encoding agmatine deiminase, with protein sequence MTIRLPAEWEEQDGVLIAWPHPDSDWHPWLRLVEPVFAQIVREITRFETALVAAADGERTAALLEAVGARMDRVTIVELPTNDTWARDFGPLTVERDGRPVLLDFGFNGWGLKFAADRDNLVTRRLGHLGVFGHIPTETVGLVLEGGSIESDGRGTILTTAECLLNPNRNPHLSRTEIEEALACHLGAERVLWLENGFLAGDDTDSHVDTLARLAPDDTIVYVRCDDAADEHYAALFMMEKELANLRTREGSPYRLIPLPWPRACFDHEGQRLPATYANFLVINGAVLVPVYDDPADEAALEAIGRAFPDREIVGIDCRPLIMQHGSLHCVTMQLPKGVLSCPN encoded by the coding sequence ATGACCATACGCCTCCCCGCAGAGTGGGAAGAGCAGGACGGGGTGCTCATCGCCTGGCCCCATCCCGACAGTGACTGGCACCCCTGGCTCCGGCTGGTGGAGCCGGTCTTCGCCCAGATCGTCCGAGAGATCACCCGGTTCGAGACCGCCCTGGTGGCGGCGGCCGACGGCGAGCGGACCGCCGCGCTCCTGGAGGCCGTGGGCGCCCGCATGGACCGGGTAACCATCGTGGAACTTCCCACCAACGATACCTGGGCCAGGGACTTCGGCCCCCTTACCGTGGAGCGGGACGGTCGTCCCGTGCTGCTGGATTTCGGTTTCAACGGCTGGGGCCTCAAGTTCGCCGCGGACCGGGACAACCTGGTGACCCGCCGCCTTGGCCACCTGGGCGTTTTCGGCCATATCCCCACCGAAACGGTGGGGCTCGTCCTGGAGGGGGGAAGCATTGAAAGCGACGGCCGGGGCACGATCCTCACCACTGCCGAGTGCCTTCTGAATCCCAACCGCAACCCCCACCTCTCGCGGACGGAGATTGAGGAGGCTCTTGCCTGCCACCTGGGGGCCGAGCGGGTCCTGTGGCTCGAGAACGGCTTCCTGGCCGGAGACGACACCGACTCCCACGTGGACACCCTGGCCCGCCTGGCACCGGACGATACCATCGTCTACGTCCGCTGCGACGACGCCGCTGACGAGCACTATGCGGCGCTCTTCATGATGGAGAAGGAGCTGGCGAACCTGCGCACCCGCGAAGGGAGCCCCTACCGGCTCATCCCCCTCCCCTGGCCCCGGGCCTGCTTCGATCACGAGGGACAGCGGCTGCCGGCCACCTACGCCAACTTCCTCGTCATCAACGGCGCCGTTCTGGTCCCGGTCTACGACGACCCGGCGGACGAGGCGGCCCTGGAGGCCATTGGCCGGGCGTTTCCAGACCGCGAGATCGTCGGCATCGACTGCCGGCCCCTCATCATGCAGCACGGTTCCCTCCACTGTGTAACCATGCAGTTGCCCAAAGGAGTTCTGTCATGTCCAAACTGA